A window of the Paralichthys olivaceus isolate ysfri-2021 chromosome 5, ASM2471397v2, whole genome shotgun sequence genome harbors these coding sequences:
- the dock6 gene encoding dedicator of cytokinesis protein 7 isoform X3: MTSTASERRAFAHKINRTVAAEVRKQVSRDYGSPQLSKKRGGAHQPLPLTEVVEPVDFEEYVSSHPPGVEPGPLRQLMEFPQDDMELLQLDKDCTTLEPPLPEEEDSLDPRVRDALAVYTDDWLVIQRKYQRYSTTYTPHNSERQRERQRGLVKQTFELDDAAATERHDDQDDAKRRSVSLDETPRGSWASSIFDLKNSSPDVLLPSVLERTAAEDMDHRNTEARLQGRHSDLLGLYPPPDEDEAVERCSVPEVPKEHCGQRIMVKCLSLKFEIEIEPIFGTLALYDVKEKKKISENFYFDLNSDQMKGLLKPHTPQIAISTLARSAIFSITYPSADIFLVIKLEKVLQQGDIGECCEPYMVMKESDSSKHKEKLDKLRLQAEQSCCRLGHFRMPFAWTAIHLLNIVSSVGGLDRSDPDSDSERKSHGTWNERKKKGFERMSIGDDTCNFATFRPATLTVTNFFKQEGDRLSDEDLYKFLADMRRPSSVLRRLRPVTAQLKIDISPAPDLPHYCLSPELLHVKPYPDLRVRPTKEVQEFPARYVYTPHTTYRNLLYIYPQSLNFSSRQGSVRNIAVKAQFMAGEDPSQALPVIFGKSSCAEFLKEAYTPVIYHNKSPEFYEEMKMKIPANLTDNHHLLFTFYHISCQPKQNTPLETPVGYTWIPLMQHGRLRTGSFSLPVSVEKPPPSYSVLTPDVQLPGMKWVDNHKGVFNVEVTAASSVHTQDPHLDKFFTLVYVLEEYSFPFRLKDVIINEANMEGELKASMAALRGALLDTCVRFLHQLLNKLIQLIVYPPVIAGQIVNLGRAAFEAMALLVNQMHKNLEGSQDQHGRNNLLVSYIHYCFRLPSAEPTLPPTAGTQSYEMPMQYATLSRATARPSSLLLSRSKSISNSNPDLATTPVSPDEEVQRIIGSKGIDRSHSWVNSSYAPGGSRSVLRRNPNSSCELKQLLHEELALQWVVSTSTVREAALQQAWYFFQLMTKSMAHHLFLTSKLDIPRRQRFPDRFVDDIAALVCAISADIAGRYHKDVELVERLNSSLAFFLNDLLSLMDRGFVFNLIRSYYKQIANKLHTSQNPSSLNALRMDFTRIVCSHEHYVILNLPCSTLSPPASPSPSTSSTTSQSSAFSSVVQDQGVATMFELSVPFRQQHFLSGLLLTELSLILDPDGEGVFFLHKKAISAVHSLLCSHDADPRHSDPQVRAHVAQLYLPLIHIVMETLHQLHDFSDSSPARVRHAPAHADDADPDSSNTISQSVAMAIAGSPLPHAKSNAFAMPTVAGRQSSSLSAECSRTLLVCFLWVLKNADAALLERWVSDLSVLQINRLLDLLHLCVSCFEYKGKKALERINSLTFKKSQDMKARLEEAILGTIGARQEMVRRCRERSPYGSQENVRWRKNVTHWRQNTDRVDKTKAEMEQESVVDGNLATEVSLIVLDTLEIIVKTVVASELKESVLGGVLRVLLHSMAGNQSALFLQHCFTTQRALVFKFPEMLFEEDTELCADLCLRLLRHCSSSVGSVRSHASASLYLLMRQNFEIGNNFARVKMQVTMSLSSLVGTSQNFNEEHLRRSLKTILTYAEEDLELRDTPFPEQVQDLVFNLHMILTDTVKMKEHQQDPEMLIDLMYRIAKGYQNSPDLRLTWLQNMAGKHSERGNHAEAAHCLVHSAALVAEYLNMLEDCRYLPIGCVTFQNISSNVLEESAVSDDVLSPEEEGICAGKYFSESGLVGLLEQAAASFNMAAMYEAINEVYKILLPIHEANREFKKLATVHGKLQDAFNKVYNQSSGWERMFGTYFRVGFYGCRFGDLDEQEFVYKEPSITKLAEISHRLEEFYSERFGDEVAEIIKDSNPVDKTKLDPNKAYVQITYVEPYFDTYELKERITYFDKNYNLRTFMYCTPFTLDGRAHGDLHEQYKRKTILTTSHAFPYIKTRINVIHKEEIILVPMEVAIEDMQKKTQELAFATNQDPADSKMLQMVLQGCVGTTVNQGPLEVAQVFLSDIPNDPKLFRHHNKLRLCFKDFTKRCEDALRKNKALIGPDQKEYHRELERNYNKLKEALGPLINRKIPQLYRTLPAQSTQTQRNSYSRSSLR; the protein is encoded by the exons GACGGTTGCTGCAGAGGTCAGAAAACAAGTGTCCAGAGACTATGGCTCTCCTCAGCTCTCCAAAAAACGAGGCGGCGCGCACCAACCC TTGCCCCTGACAGAGGTGGTTGAGCCTGTGGACTTTGAGGAGTATGTGAGCAGCCATCCTCCTGGGGTGGAGCCTGGCCCCCTCAGACAGCTAATGGAGTTCCCACAGGATGACATGGAGCTCCTCCAGCTGGACAAAGACTGCACTACACTGGAGCCCCCACTGCCCGAAGAGGAGGA cTCCCTGGATCCCAGAGTGAGAGATGCCTTGGCAGTCTACACAGATGACTGGCTCGTCATTCAAAGAAA GTATCAGCGctacagcaccacatacacccCCCATAACTCTGAGcgacagagggagaggcagcGAGGGCTGGTTAAACAGACCTTTGAGCTTGACGATGCTGCTGCTACTGAGCGCCATGATGACCAG GATGACGCAAAGCGGCGGTCAGTTAGCCTTGATGAGACTCCTCGGGGAAGCTGGGCCTCCAGCATATTTGACCTGAAGAACTCTTCCCCAGACGTTCTCCTGCCATCTGTGCTGGAACGTACAGCTGCTGAGGACATGGACCATCGCAACACGGAGGCCCGCCTGCAGGGGCGCCACAGTGACCTGCTGGGCCTCTACCCACCCCCTGATGAG GATGAAGCAGTAGAGAGATGCTCTGTTCCTGAAGTGCCCAAGGAACATTGTGGCCAGAGGATCATGGTCAAGTGTCTGTCTCTGAA gTTTGAAATAGAAATTGAGCCAATATTTGGAACACTTGCCCTGTATGATgtcaaggaaaagaaaaag ATCTCTGAGAATTTCTACTTTGACCTGAACTCGGATCAGATGAAAGGGCTGCTTAAGCCCCACACACCTCAAATAGCCATATCCACGCTAGCCCGTTCTGCCATTTTCTCCATCACATATCCTTCTGCTGATATCTTCCTGGTCATCAAG CTGGAGAAAGTTCTTCAACAAGGAGACATTGGAGAATGCTGTGAACCCTACATGGTCATGAAAGAATCGGATTCCTCCAAG CACAAGGAGAAGCTGGATAAGCTGCGTCTGCAGGCAGAGCAGTCCTGCTGTCGTCTCGGTCATTTTCGCATGCCTTTTGCCTGGACAGCCATTCACCTCCTCAACATCGTCAGCAGCGTTGGGGGTCTGGATCGGTCTGACCCAGACTCTGACTCTG AACGAAAAAGTCATGGAACAtggaatgagagaaagaagaaggggTTTGAGCGGATGAGCATTGGGGACGACACGTGTAACTTTGCCACTTTCAGACCAGCTACGCTTACTGTCACCAACTTTTTCAAACAG GAGGGAGACAGACTAAGTGATGAGGACCTCTACAAGTTCCTGGCAGATATGCGCCGACCATCGTCTGTTCTGCGGAGACTGAGACCTGTCACAG CCCAGCTGAAGATCGATATCTCTCCAGCTCCGGACCTGCCTCATTACTGCCTGTCACCGGAGTTGCTTCATGTCAAACCTTACCCTGACCTGCGTGTACGTCCAACCAAAGAGGTGCAAGAGTTCCCTGCTCGCTATGTTTACACTCCACACACCACCTACAG GAATCTGCTATACATTTACCCACAAAGTCTGAACTTCAGCAGTCGCCAGGGCTCGGTGAGAAACATTGCTGTTAAGGCACAGTTCATGGCAGGAGAAGACCCCAGTCAAGCTTTACCG GTCATCTTTGGAAAATCGAGCTGTGCCGAGTTCCTGAAAGAGGCATACACGCCCGTCATCTACCATAACAA GTCCCCTGAGTTCTACgaggagatgaagatgaagattcCCGCCAATTTGACAGACAACCACCATCTACTGTTCACCTTCTACCACATCAGCTGCCAGCCCAAACAGAACACTCCTCTGGAGACCCCCGTGGGCTACACT TGGATCCCTCTGATGCAGCATGGCCGACTGCGCACAGGCTCCTTCAGTCTGCCCGTCTCAGTGGAAAAGCCTCCACCTAGCTACTCTGTGCTCACTCCTGAC GTTCAGCTCCCGGGCATGAAGTGGGTGGATAATCACAAAGGAGTGTTCAATGTTGAGGTGACAGCGGCTTCCTCGGTTCACACTCAG GATCCACACCTGGACAAGTTCTTCACTCTGGTGTATGTTCTGGAGGAGTATTCCTTCCCCTTCCGCCTGAAAGACGTCATCATAAATGAGGCGAACATGGAGGGCGAGCTGAAGGCCAGCATGGCTGCTCTAAGGGGGGCTCTGCTGGACACGTGTGTCAGGTTTTTGCATCAGCTGCTCAACAAGCTCATTCAGCTCATTGTCTACCCGCCAGTCATCGCAGGCCAAATTG TGAACCTGGGCCGTGCTGCTTTCGAAGCTATGGCTTTGTTGGTCAACCAGATGCACAAGAACCTGGAGGGTAGCCAGGATCAGCACGGCCGCAACAACCTGCTGGTGTCCTATATCCACTACTGCTTCCGCCTGCCCTCTGCTGAGCCTACACTGCCCCCAACAG CAGGCACCCAGTCGTATGAGATGCCCATGCAGTATGCCACCTTATCAAGAGCAACAGCTCGTCCGAGTAGTCTGCTTTTGTCTCGCTCCAAGAGTATCAGCAACTCCAATCCTGACCTGGCCACCACACCAGTTTCACCTGACGAAGAGGTGCAAAGGATAATTGGGAGCAAA GGCATTGACCGCTCCCACTCCTGGGTAAACTCTTCTTATGCCCCTGGGGGCTCCAGATCTGTGCTACGCCGGAACCCCAACTCCAGCTGTGAGCTCAAGCAG CTTCTTCATGAGGAGCTGGCGTTACAGTGGGTGGTCAGCACCAGCACAGTGAGGGAAGCAGCACTGCAGCAGGCCTGGTATTTCTTTCAGCTCATG ACAAAGAGCATGGCCCATCACTTATTTCTGACCTCGAAACTGGACATTCCCAGGCGCCAGCGTTTCCCAGACCGATTTGTGGACGACATTGCTGCACTTGTGTGTGCCATCAGTGCAGACATTGCCGGCCGATACCACAAG gatgtGGAGCTCGTGGAGAGGTTGAACAGCAGTCTGGCCTTCTTCCTGAATGACCTGCTGTCTCTCATGGACCGGGGCTTCGTGTTCAACCTCATCCGTTCCTACTACAAACAG ATTGCCAACAAGCTCCACACGTCACAGAACCCCAGCTCTCTGAATGCACTGAGGATGGATTTTACTCGCATCGTCTGTAGCCATGAACACTACGTCATCCTCAACCTGCCGTGCTCAACTCTCAGCCCTccagcctccccctccccctcaacTTCCTCCACCACATCACAG AGTTCAGCATTTTCCAGCGTGGTGCAAGACCAAGGTGTGGCCACCATGTTTGAGCTCTCCGTCCCTTTTCGCCAGCAGCACTTCCTGTCTGGTTTGCTGCTAACTGAGCTCTCACTCATTCTTGATCCTGATGGAGAAGG GGTTTTCTTCCTTCATAAAAAGGCCATTAGTGCCGTTCACTCCCTTCTCTGCAGCCATGATGCAGACCCACGCCACAGTGACCCTCAGGTCAGAGCCCATGTAGCTCAGCTCTACCTACCGCTCATCCACATCGTCATGGAGACGTTGCATCAGCTCCACGACTTCTCAG ACTCCTCGCCTGCTCGGGTCCGCCATGCCCCAGCCCACGCTGACGATGCTGACCCAGACAGTAGCAACACTATCAGTCAGTCTGTTGCTATGGCAATTGCCGGCTCCCCTTTGCCGCATGCCAAATCCAACGCATTTGCAATGCCCACAGTG GCTGGGCGTCAGTCCAGCTCTCTGTCGGCCGAGTGTAGCAGGACTCTGCTGGTGTGTTTCCTGTGGGTGCTGAAGAATGCAGATGCAGCTCTCCTGGAGCGCTGGGTGTCTGATCTGTCTGTGTTACAAATCAACCGCCTGTTGGATCTGCTGCATCTCTGTGTCTCCTGCTTTGAATACAAG GGGAAGAAGGCCCTGGAGAGGATCAACAGCCTAACGTTTAAGAAGTCTCAGGACATGAAAGCCCGACTGGAGGAGGCCATACTGGGCACCATTGGGGCTCGTCAGGAGATGGTCCGCCGCTGCAGAG AGAGGAGTCCCTACGGCAGCCAAGAAAACGTTAGGTGGAGGAAGAATGTCACTCACTGGAGACAAAATACAGACAGAGTTGATAA GACTAAAGCTGAGATGGAGCAGGAGTCTGTGGTGGATGGAAACTTGGCTACTGAGGTCTCTCTGATCGTATTGGACACACTGGAGATTATAGTGAAG ACTGTGGTGGCGTCAGAGCTGAAGGAAAGTGTTTTAGGCGGGGTTCTCCGAGTGCTTCTTCACAGCATGGCAGGTAACCAGAGTGCCCTCTTCCTGCAGCACTGCTTCACTACACAGAGAGCTCTGGTTTTCAAG TTCCCAGAGATGCTGTTTGAAGAAGACACTGAACTTTGTGCAGACCTGTGCCTGCGTCTCCTTCGTCACTGCAGCAGTAGTGTCGGTTCTGTCAGAAGTCACGCCTCTGCCTCGCTTTACCTGCTCATGAGGCAGAACTTTGAGATTGGAAAT AACTTTGCACGAGTAAAGATGCAGGTCACCATGTCTCTGTCTTCACTGGTGGGAACGTCGCAGAACTTTAATGAGGAACATCTGCGTCGGTCACTGAAGACGATCCTAACATACGCTGAAGAGGACCTGGAGCTGCGCGACACGCCCTTCCCAGAGCAG GTCCAGGATCTGGTGTTCAACCTGCACATGATTCTTACCGACACTGTGAAGATGAAAGAGCATCAACAGGATCCAGAGATGCTCATTGACTTAATGTACAG GATTGCTAAGGGCTACCAGAACTCTCCTGACCTACGTCTCACGTGGCTCCAGAACATGGCAGGAAAACACTCTGAGAGAGGGAACCACGCCGAGGCTGCCCACTGCCTCGTCCACAGTGCCGCTCTAGTGGCAGAATACCTCAACATGCTGGAGGATTGCCGATATCTGCCAATTGGTTGTGTCACATTTCAG AACATTTCATCCAACGTCCTGGAGGAGTCAGCAGTATCGGATGATGTCCTGTCTCCGGAGGAGGAGGGGATTTGTGCTGGGAAGTACTTCAGCGAGTCTGGCCTGGTGGGCCTCCTGGAGCAAGCAGCTGCGTCTTTTAACATG GCAGCCATGTATGAGGCCATAAATGAAGTGTACAAGATTCTGCTGCCCATCCATGAAGCCAACAGGGAATTCAAAAAGCTGGCAACTGTCCACGGGAAACTGCAGGACGCCTTCAACAAAGTCTACAACCAA AGTTCAGGATGGGAG AGAATGTTTGGCACATACTTCCGGGTTGGTTTCTATGGCTGTCGTTTTGGAGACCTGGATGAACAAGAGTTTGTTTACAAGGAACCATCGATCACCAAATTAGCCGAGATCTCCCACAGACTTGAG GAATTCTACTCAGAGAGGTTTGGGGATGAGGTGGCTGAAATTATCAAGGACTCAAACCCAGTGGACAAAACCAAGCTAGATCCCAACAAG gCCTACGTCCAGATCACCTACGTTGAGCCGTACTTCGACACATATGAGCTGAAGGAAAGAATCACCTACTTTGACAAGAACTACAATCTGCGTACCTTCATGTACTGTACTCCCTTCACTTTGGACGGTCGGGCCCACGGCGACCTGCACGAGCAGTACAAACGCAAAACCATTCTGACCACGTCTCATGCCTTCCCTTACATCAAGACACGCATCAACGTTATCCACAAGGAGGAG ATCATTCTCGTCCCCATGGAGGTGGCCATTGAAGACATGCAGAAAAAGACTCAGGAGCTCGCCTTCGCCACTAACCAAGACCCTGCGGACtccaagatgctgcagatggtCTTGCAGGGCTGCGTGGGCACCACTGTCAACCAG GGCCCCCTTGAGGTGGCGCAGgtctttctctctgacattCCTAATGACCCAAAGCTGTTTCGACATCACAACAAACTGCGCCTATGCTTTAAAGACTTTACTAAGAG GTGTGAGGATGCCCTGAGGAAGAACAAGGCCCTGATTGGTCCAGATCAGAAGGAGTACcacagagagctggagaggaacTACAATAAACTGAAAGAAGCTCTGGGTCCTCTCATCAACCGCAAGATCCCCCAGCTATATAGAACCCTGCCAGCTCAGTCTACGCAAACACAACG GAACTCCTACAGTAGGTCCAGTCTCCGGTGA